TTGATATGCGACAGTCTGGCACCTGCTCGGTGGTTTGCTTTGATCCAATCGATCCTGATGGCAGCATTGAGCAAATTGCACCAAGATTTGAGCACTTCATTGCACTGATCGAGGGTGAGAATGCATAACATGGCACTCAATCTCGCTCCCTTCAGTCGCTGGACGCTACGCGATAAAGCCGCGCAGCGTCGGTTAGCTTTATATTAGCCACCAAGATGCGTAGCGGCGGCCATCCGCTCCAATATGCATGCTTCAAATGCCGAAAGAGCTTCAAACGCCCCCAAATGTCGGGAGCGTTTAGTCGGTTTATGACTCAAGAACAGCGTCTAGCCCAGCAACGCAAGGCACAGCAGCTCAACCATGAGCGGGCCTATATATGCCCCAACTGTGGAGGACAATGTCATTTTATGGGACTCGACTTCAAAACTCCGAAAGTTACTGATTTAAGAGCCTGGCGAGAGGTCGAGGCTTTTATCCGTTCAGGAAAAATCTACTACCGTGGCATGACCTAAATTGATGGCTAACCATGCAATCCAACGGACCGATGGCAAGCTGTGCTTTCCTTGGTCCGGTGATTTTCAACCTAAAATGGCACAAAAATGAACAACCCACCTGTATACGAGCGTATCCCAAATTCTGTTCAGGAGGCGCTGAATCACGTTTCCGACAACGATTTTGCCATTGCAATGAGCAATCTGGTTTACGCTCGCGAAGCCATGATCGGCTTCGATGCGCTTAATGAACCAGAAAGAGTTGTCTTTTGTCTCGATAAACTGGAACAGGAAATAAACAACGGCGGCTTTGAGCAGTACTTCCATAACTTAAGTGGCAATATTGCAACCGCGACACCCTCTGCATTGCGTGCCATGGGCGCATCTCAAGTCGCATCTATTGTTGAAAAAGCACTTGAGGTATTTCCCAATAGTCAACCGCCCAAAGATCAAGCTCAACGGGAAAAACAAATGGCGTCATGGGGGCCCGAGGAAGAAGATATTCTGGAAAATTTAGACAAAGCCTTTCTCGCATATCCGGAGCCGCTGGCAAAATTAGAGCGAGGCTATGTTCAAAAACATGAAAAATTTTTCCTTGTGCCGCACGGCGCTGGTCAATCAGTTCGTGACATTTAAGATGGCAGTGGGACGGGTGGAAGCGTTGTGCCGCTTTTCAACGCGATGCGTCCTCCTCCGTATACTTCTAGATTATGCAAGTTAGGGATATGTTAAGAAATGGACGACAACGAAATAATTATAAATGCAAAGTTAAAGCTTAAATATCTACTTATAGTTAATGTCATGGTTTTCGTTCTTGCTCTGACTGGAGGATATTTCGGTGGGATAAATACCTTTATTTATTTTTTCGGTTTTTATGTAATTGAAGTCTTGGTTTTTGTTGGACTGTTTATTCCTATTTTTACTTTTTGGTTGTTTAAAGGTAGGTCAATTAAAATTTCTGCATCTAAAGCCGTGCAAAGTTTTGGCGATTTTTATCACTTTATAACCCCTTGGTAATAATATTTTTTAGGATAAATAAAAAGTATTATATGGTACTCAACTGTTGCGCGCTTACAATACTGTTTTGCTTTTTCAGCTTACCGCGCCGAGCCCGGTTGGCTCTATTTTAGGTTTAGAAAAATAATTATGAGCTACCATCTCACAATACTACGCAGTGAAAATAGCAAGCAGCTACCGATTTCTCTTGAAGAAGCGAAGCTTGTGGCAACTAAAATCGGAGGTTGGAAATATTCAGAAGCGCCGGACTCGTTTAAGTTGTTAACTGAAAATGGAGAGTCCACGCTTTGGTACAACGATGGCGAACTCTGGATAAAGACCCCTGAAATTTGGGAAATCGATCCTGTTATCAATTTTGCAAAACAGCTTGGCGGCAGAGTCCGAGGCGATGAGTTTGAAACTTATACCTCTGCTGACGAAACCTTTAATCATCCTGATGATGTTGTTTTGAGAAACATTGAAGAGGAAAAGTCGGCAGCATTGCTGCAAAAAGATTTTTCGTCTCAAAAAAGAATCTTTCACGGTATTATCGGTTTTTTCTTGCTTTTGGGGCTAATTGGTTTTTTGATTGGAAAATGGTTTGAAAGTCAATAAAACATAATTACACATTACAACTAATTACTTTCCGCTATGCGCCAACCATCGACTGAATTCTACGTTATATGCAATAAATTAAAATGAACATTATTTTCCCAAAGAAGCTATACACTCCTGTAATACCTCTAGGTATTTCGATCAAAGAGGGCTTGGAGATATTGAGCACATTCGGTGCGCCGGAAATTGAAAAAACTGGTGACGATATGTCTTTTCGTATAAATACACCAGAGTTTGACATGGCAATATATGAAGAAAATGCTTTTGTTAAGTCTGTTTGGTATGACGACCCGCTAGGCAGGATATGGAAAGTTGGTAAGAAAAGAAAAATCAGTCTCTACTTGGAAAGATATGGCAATAAGGAAGACTGGGAATTAAGAATGAATAACGGTTGGATGGACTATTATTTCAACGAAAAATCAAAAGCCGCTATGGTATATGGCATACATAACGATGTTATCAGGTTTAATGTTTGGCAACGCACATAACACAGCGTCTCATATGTCCAAAAACCGCTTTGTGGTTTTCGTCGGGTGGGCTGGGTATGCGTCCTGAGATTAAGCGCCTCGTTCTACTAGGTCCACTGCCGCCTGAGCCTGAGGCGTCATTAGAGCATCTGCGTCAATTGGAGGCATTGCTTCGTTCCGTAACCAAGCCGGTGTCAAATGAAGAGGCTCGAGCTCTGGTCAAACTGTTTGGGCCCGATGGTTGTTTTGGTTTGGCGTGGTCAATACTTCATCTAATCGAATCCGCGCCAGGCTGGCCATTGGCCGATCGCTTGGTTGATTCAAGCAATGAATGGGTTGCCTTACTTAGAGATCGAGCAGCTCGTGGCGGTTTATTATGAATCCGTCGGCTACACGGATCATAACGGATAACCCTGTGCTCGATTCTACCGCCCTGTCGGGCGGCGGGTTACCTCCACGTTAGAGTCTAACCATGGCACGGCGAAAACAACTCAAGAACATTGCATCCGGGTTGTATGGATCGTTCATAAGTCGCAACAACGATGTAGGCGGCTATTGGGGCATTGGAAAGCTTCGTCTTCTTGCGCAACAAAGTGGTGTGCAGGTAGTTCGCCTTGATCTTCTTGCGAAATCAATAATTCCAGTCAGTTTAGAATTTTCAAAGCTTGTTTGTGGCTACAACGCAATCCTGAAAAAGCATCTTTATGCAGACGGGATTCCGGACAACTGGTTAGCTTCCGTGACCATCGAGCTTGATTTCAAGCCTGAGCCGCCTTCCGGAACGTACATTCCAATTGCAACGTGGGGTAGTCTATTCAAGCTCGTGGTGACTATTACAGACGATATGCAGAAAAATCACACTGTTTCCGGACACAGCTACTGCGGGCCGCATAATCCAAGAAAGGAATCCAAAAGTGCAAGAACAGAGCGCTTCTAACCTGCGCTCAGCCATGCCCCTTTCAGCGGCGATACGGTCATATCCGGGCACGCGGTGAGGAAGCGCAGGCCACCGGCTTCAGCTTGCGGCGCTGGGCCTTAAAGCGCATACATAGCGGGCGACCACTTCCGCCGGATTCTGAACCTTTGGGAAATCAGACCGAGTCTTATCTGGCCTGCGGTAATCTCACTTGGGGAACTACCGCTCTATTCGGATAGGCTCTAATATTCATCATTAATGTAATAACTGTCTGTCAATACGGGAAAGGATGTTAAACCGGTAGCCATCGACTCAGAGCTTAAGGACTCGCTTAAACATTTTAGCCTGCCAAATGTTGTTTATAACAAGACTGCCTGCATAAATCCCTACTTAATAATGAATCGAGTCGATCAATATTTAAATGCCGCTGAACGAGCTAATACTCGACGTAGTTACGATTCGGCAATTCGACATTTTGAAATCGAATGGGGTGGATTGCTGCCATCGTCTGTTGATAATGTTGCCCGTTATCTTGCCGAACACGCGGAATCGCTTTCCCTAAACACCCTCAAACATCGCTTAGCAGCCTTATCGCGTTGGCATCAAGATCATGGTTTTACTGATCCAACTAAAGCCCCCAAGATTAGGCAAGTCATTAAAGGTATCCGGGCTATTCATCCGTCGCGGGAGAAGCGTGCCAAGCCACTGGAGCTGGATATTCTGCAACGAATTTGCGAATGGTTAACGCATGCCGAATCCGTTGCAACCACCCGAGGCGATAAATCTGGTGCTCTTCGGCACGCCCGAGACCGGGCCTTAGTACTGTTGGGTTTTTGGAGGGGATTTCGAGCGGATGAGCTTGCAGGTCTGCGCATTGAGTTTATCGAAATTACCCCAGGCGAAGGATTAACGTGTTTTCTGCCTCGCAGTAAAGGAGATCGGCAATTGGACGGACGTAACTATTCTTGTCCTGCGCTTTCACGATTGTGTGCTGTAGAAGCCGTGGCGCATTGGCTGGATTTGTCGGGATTAAAGGAGGGCCCGCTGTACCGGAAAATTGATCGATGGGGCCAACTCGCCGAAACCGGACTTGCTCCCGGCAGTATCATTCCACTACTGCGTAAGTTACTTGCCCAAGCCGGAATAGCCAACGCCGAGGAATTCAGCAGTCATTCCTTACGACGAGGTTTCGCCAATTGGGCGCGGCTAAGCGGTTGGGATATCCGGGAGTTGATGAATTATGTGGGCTGGGGTGACGTTAAATCAGCCATGCGCTATTTGGATGGCGCCGATGAAAGCCTTAAGGAACGCTTTGAGCGCGGGATGAACCGGATATTGCCGCATCCCGACAATCCTACGCCACAAAAATCGGTTCCGCAAATGCCGCCCGCACCTGAAACCGCGTTAACCACTATTGAAGTTTTGCTACAACTTTCGCCTTACACTGGCAATAGCCGACGAAAACGCCTAGCTTTGCGCGACATGACAACAAGCTGTCTTGCGCGATTCCAGGCACAGCAAATCGACCGTGACGGGTATTTGTATCAGCTCTCCGTGCCGTCGTCTTCGACGGATATTCTTGATGACCATCTTTATGCCTTGCTTGATGAGCTTCACCAAATCGCCGATGCTCGCCAATGCGTTCTTGAGGCAGTTTGCCGCGATCCGGCGAGCGGAAAACACTGGGATTGAATTGAATGACTTTAATCCACGAAACGGCCTATCCTCGGC
The window above is part of the Methylomonas sp. ZR1 genome. Proteins encoded here:
- a CDS encoding DMP19 family protein: MNNPPVYERIPNSVQEALNHVSDNDFAIAMSNLVYAREAMIGFDALNEPERVVFCLDKLEQEINNGGFEQYFHNLSGNIATATPSALRAMGASQVASIVEKALEVFPNSQPPKDQAQREKQMASWGPEEEDILENLDKAFLAYPEPLAKLERGYVQKHEKFFLVPHGAGQSVRDI
- a CDS encoding site-specific integrase — translated: MNRVDQYLNAAERANTRRSYDSAIRHFEIEWGGLLPSSVDNVARYLAEHAESLSLNTLKHRLAALSRWHQDHGFTDPTKAPKIRQVIKGIRAIHPSREKRAKPLELDILQRICEWLTHAESVATTRGDKSGALRHARDRALVLLGFWRGFRADELAGLRIEFIEITPGEGLTCFLPRSKGDRQLDGRNYSCPALSRLCAVEAVAHWLDLSGLKEGPLYRKIDRWGQLAETGLAPGSIIPLLRKLLAQAGIANAEEFSSHSLRRGFANWARLSGWDIRELMNYVGWGDVKSAMRYLDGADESLKERFERGMNRILPHPDNPTPQKSVPQMPPAPETALTTIEVLLQLSPYTGNSRRKRLALRDMTTSCLARFQAQQIDRDGYLYQLSVPSSSTDILDDHLYALLDELHQIADARQCVLEAVCRDPASGKHWD